AAGTTGGCTCATAGTCCCAACATTCTAAATAACTTGAAATCAAACCGGAGGCAGGAGCAGGAGCGGAGCGGAGCTCGAGGTCTGCATTTTATTGataatttctctctttttttccgATTATAAGATTATTTAGTTCTGATTCTTCTGAGAATAGTAACCTCaatttattgttattgtgtaTTTTATCTTCTTTGATTCATAATTCGTTCGAATTAGGGGGTTTATTGTTTCCTGAATTGCGCTCATTATTGTCCAGGATTTCTTGAAATCGATGGATAATCACCAGCTGCCGTCAATTATTTAATCGATCCCATTTAATTTTTAGTTTAAATTTCTGATCCCCCGTCGTGGTTtcgattattattattttaattgagatTTTGGTAGTTTTTGCTGTGTATATTCTGACTTGAATTGGCCAATGAAAGAGAATCGGTAATGGTTCTCGCGTTAGATTTGCAGGATTTTCTTCTTCGAGCTAGGGTTTTGAAGCTCTACAGGCATGCTCTCAGGGTTGCTGGGAGAACTCCCCAAGATTCTAGAGGTGAGACATATTTTCCTATTCAATTCAAGTTTGTGTCAGCATATCCAAGTCTATGTTTGGAATCTTAGCTTGCCAAGCCACCCAAAATACTCTAAATATGTTTAAGGGTGTGCCGAACCGGAGTCAAAATCGGCCAATCAGTTTAGACTTGTCGGGCTCGCTCGGGCATCCCGGACTGACTTAGTTTATCAGGGTCGTCGGGGACTCAGAAAGATCTGCTCTTGGGAACCGGTCCACTATTAGTCATCTTTTGGTGCGGAATAGGACTCCGCGGTCTTGTGTCATGTGGTGTTTTGACTCGAGTTCTATAATAATTGGAGTTAAAGATGATTCTGTTATTCATATCTTTCGATTTTTGTTATCTATCTCGTCCCACGAACGAGCGTTGCCTTAGGTGATTGTCTTCTCATGAGTTATGAACACACGACTGTAAGCTTGATGTGTTCTTAGATGTCGGGTGGTGGTCACTTCCCTTAGGAAGTTCAGACGACGTGATATTCGATGATCTTGACATAGATGTGAACTCACACCTCTCTTTTATTGGTAGTGGTTTATGTCATTACACCACAAAGTGTTGGCACATGGATGATAATTTTGTTAACATTATCTATTGAATATGGCCAGATTTCCTAGTGAGTTAGCGCTCTTTAGATCATGTTTGTCATGCTTCTTGTCGGATAACATCGGAATATGGTGTTATAAGTTCTATTTTGATGGCCTTTTGTGCGTGTGTTCGCGTGCGCATTTTAACCTCatttccccctttttttttGTGGGCTACAGACGAATTGAGGCAGTTTATCAGACGAGAAATGGAAGATAACAGGTCCTGCAAAGACAAACAGAGGATTAGATTTTTGATCAGTGACGGATTAGAGAGATTGAAGAGGCTGGATGAGATGCTCGATATGCAAGGCCGATGATCATTACTCGTGTTTTCGACATTTTTTTGGGGTGAATGAAACTTCGTGTATTTCGAATTAACTCACAATTTTCGTAAAACTACAATATTAATTTCATCCCATCTTTGATATCTATATAGCTATTAGAGGTGCTACAAGCACCCATATGAATGAAATATACAAAAAATCTTTCTAAATTTGATGGTCGTTGTAATCTTTTAAACAAATACAACGTCAAAACAATGAAAACTAAAGAACGATTAATGGAAATTGAAAGATAAATTTCTGCCATAATTTATCTTTACAATAAACCGTAGGAATTTAATAAGTAAAAACAtataacaaaagaaagttaTTAAAATCTGAACAAGAGTGACTTATAATATGAAAATCTGGaatgaaaaaaaatgaaatatgctAAACTAGAATTCTGAAATTCTACAGAGAGTTTGCAAGAGTTGATCGCTATTTGTGTTGTGTGTGTCCCTTTCTGCAAACCtgttttttcttcaaattttggGTTATTTCTCAACTCTCATGATCTCTCCCTGTCTGCATGctatttgatttattcaaactAATATAAATCGAAGACTTTTCTAATCTTCTTGTCACTATTCTTCTTGGGTTGAGCTCAAATTAAGTGGGTCGGATTAATTTTTGATGCACACACATATTAAAAGtacgagtaggtctcttgtgagacggtttcacgaatctttatctgtgagacggatcaaccataccgatattcacaataaaaaataatactcttagcataaaaattaaaatttttttatggatgacccaaataagagatctgtttcacaaaatacgatccgtgaaatTGTGTTACACAAGTTTTCACATAAAAGTATTAAAACAAATAAACTATACaatcaaatatattaaaaaaactatttaaaatatgcTTATTTTACATCATGATTTAGTAAAGTTACTAAAGTATACTCTTTTTTTAATCATAGTAAAGTATTCTTTAAATACACGCAACACGTAActatagaattaaataaaaataacttttaaaaaaactttaaagaattgtacaaattatttatgtatattttCGAAAGGGGGGGCAAACaagacataatttttttaaaaaagcttGTATAAGGTCATATTTTCACGTTTGCATTTCACTTCTAAACTTGAAAAGTTAACTAATTCATAAAATTTATTGTAATTGATGATTTTGGAAATAATTCCGAGCGTTATCATCAAATTcttatcaatatatatatattcacttCTAAACTAATCTATCAAATTTTAATGTTATTGGTGACTTTTGGAATTAACTCCAAGCATATTCAAATTAAGTAAATTTatctatttatattataaactcTTATTTGCTGAAGTCAATAATAGAGTATCATTTTTTTCGAACCCAAGAATAATAGAAgttcaaaaaaatttgttttgacattcaaaattttcattgaaATATGTATGATTTTTACCTTCGTGTATATAACAATGACTCTAACTATTCCAAATTTTAAGAGAATATAGTCTTTGTTGTAAATTCCTACGAACAGATTTTTCTCCTTCTTCAATCGTTTAATCAGGTCCATGATCAGAAACTTAATTTCTCGTATAGATCGCAGTAGAAATCTAAACAAAATTTACGTCAAGGGGTGATCATGGGATTTCAGAAATCTAACGAGATGGCAATGACGTTACGACGATGATATGGTGGAAGACGGTCAATCGAATCCCTTGGAGGAGGTGGTCGAATTTTGTGAGGGGCTAGAGAGAAAAAAATTGGTGGATAAAAACTTGTGTATAAAAGTTTTGCGTATAATTGAACTATtgattacatatatatataaaaatctttTCCTGATCTAATCAATACTCTTCTTTTATCAGGATATTGTTTTTCATTATTCAGAAACTATCATGTATGTATTTTCAAGTCTTGGAAATACCAtgcataattaaattataattaactTTTGATagtacaatatatatatatacacacacacacatatacacgcatatagatacacacacatatatatttatttaattactcaattaattattaattatttaatttattctaGGCTCTTCTAGGATATTTCATGAGTATTTTGCACTTTGTATTCATtacttaatttattatttaatcattatattctaaatttacaaaataaataatcatgaacTCATTATAAATTTGATCGATGATCAGACAGCACCGATGTATCGATGGTATAAATCTCGTTCACTGTTTCATATTTTCTGCTATCAAGTGCACGgttgtcaagttttaatatatgAGAGTAAAGTATCGTTCTCACGCggagtatatatataaaagtatataagtacttgtaattaaaatagtcacgaATTTATCTAAAAGAATCAAATAATGATTTGGTTTGCATAAAACAAATTAATTGCAAACAAATATTAATCTAATCATCGAATTGAGAAATataaatgagagaaaatatataGACGAGTGATTTCACTTAATTTCCGCGATAATCATTCCCGGTTGCATTTATATCCAATTGAATTCCAAACATTTAACAGCCAAggacacttaattattttattcctcaTTTctcaagtgacgaataaattgtatcattcaaactttgattcaaacattcctaataaaaatctaagttCAAATGATATATTCAAACGATGATCTTACCTAGGCTTCGCTAAAGTTATGCGCTTTCTGAACAACATACATTTAATGATGtatctctaatgatctataattctAGTCTCTCTACCAAGTTGTAGAATTATTCAGATAAAAAActattatggccagtaaattgaaAGTGATAAGAActaaaaaacataattaaaccaaaaggaattcaatcatataaacaactgAGTCAGAACTATCGTATCAACAAAACTACGTCATCTTATAGAATGGAACAGTTAGTTCATAGCGAAATCTAAACAAAAACCTCTTATGTTTGAAAGTCTAGACATCGAACACACAAGAAATTAAAGGTGAAAAAATTAGATAACAAATCATAAGTGGCGTCTCTGTCCCCAGAGTCATCGTTCTTCGTCATTGCGATAAAGTCTTGCGCTCCAATTCTTCGTCTCGTGCGTGTGCTCTATGTTTCTCTCACGTTTTTTCTTCAGAAAACGGCCGTCCTTTTGTTCTAGGTTTTTGGCCCTTTTATTCACGCGTGGCGGCTCCAAATTTGTTTTTGCATGTCTCTTACGCACAGGTGCGCGTGTTCTGGCGCGGCCGCGCGGAAGCTGCTGGAGTACGCTCTTCTGTTTTTTCTTGCATCAATTTGGCTTCATGTAAATCTTTTTCTCCATTCCTATATTGACATTCAAAACAACCCAAAAAACGCATAATTTCGTTTGAAACTAACACAACTCAAATGGATTCTTGCATAAATTAAGTggaattcttgcacttatcattcacataatgaaaaatgaaaatttcaaatGACAAAATTTTCTACTGATCCATTTTTTGGAGCTGCGAGATTTGTGAACTCATTCATTAAAACAGATAGTTCCATTCTCTTCACTTAATTAACAGTTAAGCTAAATTTTACAACTTTCATTATATGAAATCaaattataaactcctttataagcaatAGGTTTGATATCCATCATACTACAGTcaccaaattcaactccttgaatttgactatctcaacgaaaACACATAATCCAATACTTGTTTGACCCTCAATAGCTCATAGATATAACCAGTAGTGGGTTCACAATGTCATGTGATTCATAACAATGTTTGTTCTTATTAATGCTTACCTTAATCAGCCTCATTCCTTTTCATCAATCA
This window of the Primulina tabacum isolate GXHZ01 chromosome 12, ASM2559414v2, whole genome shotgun sequence genome carries:
- the LOC142520650 gene encoding uncharacterized protein LOC142520650, producing MVLALDLQDFLLRARVLKLYRHALRVAGRTPQDSRDELRQFIRREMEDNRSCKDKQRIRFLISDGLERLKRLDEMLDMQGR